A window from Tenacibaculum singaporense encodes these proteins:
- a CDS encoding DUF3822 family protein, with product MKQLQKKSKKNSAFAQHKSLSIQFSLDGFSFCISNSETKEILLFTEYTFSSSIASPELLLDKIIRVFDTDKDLQQDFTSVFAIHQNNLATLVPNKLFDRNNLAPYLKYDVKTLKTDFITYDLHTIIAANTVYIPYVNINNYLFQNFGEFEYKHHSTVLIDKLLNYSENDSEEQFFVHVSPSHLDIVVCKEGKLLFYNSFSYNTKEDFIYYVLFTAEQLQMDPNSFQLTFIGDIEKESDIYSITYTYIRNIHFMNPINSFFTDSEDFSNHSNFILIA from the coding sequence GTGAAGCAATTGCAAAAAAAGAGTAAAAAAAATAGCGCTTTTGCGCAGCATAAAAGTCTATCCATCCAATTTAGTTTGGATGGATTTTCTTTTTGTATATCAAACTCAGAAACAAAAGAAATTCTTCTTTTTACTGAGTATACATTCTCTAGTTCTATCGCTTCTCCAGAACTATTACTAGATAAAATCATCCGTGTTTTTGATACTGACAAAGACTTACAACAAGATTTTACATCCGTTTTTGCTATCCACCAAAACAATTTGGCTACGTTAGTTCCTAACAAGCTTTTTGATAGAAACAACTTAGCTCCTTATTTAAAGTATGATGTAAAAACATTAAAAACAGACTTTATAACTTACGATTTACATACTATAATAGCTGCTAATACAGTTTACATACCTTATGTAAACATTAACAACTATCTTTTTCAAAACTTTGGAGAATTTGAATACAAACATCATTCAACAGTTTTAATTGATAAACTACTCAATTACTCTGAAAATGATTCTGAGGAGCAATTTTTTGTACATGTTTCCCCTTCTCATTTAGATATTGTTGTTTGTAAGGAAGGAAAGCTATTATTTTATAACTCATTTTCATATAATACAAAAGAAGATTTTATATATTATGTTCTTTTCACTGCTGAACAATTACAAATGGATCCAAATTCCTTCCAATTGACATTTATCGGTGATATTGAGAAAGAATCTGATATATACTCTATTACTTACACGTACATTCGAAATATTCACTTTATGAACCCTATAAATAGTTTTTTTACTGATAGTGAAGACTTTTCGAATCATTCTAATTTTATACTTATAGCCTAA
- a CDS encoding ATP-dependent DNA helicase — MIQTASKFYKEILQKFPYTPTEKQNELLDVLTDFIFSDDNRALFLLKGYAGTGKTTIISTVVHNLWKIGQKAVLLAPTGRAAKVISGYSNRQAFTIHKKIYFPKKQSSGAVNFVMQPNKHTDTLFIVDEASMISDEKQNAKLFENGSLLDDLISYVYSGKNCKIIFIGDTAQLPPVKLTMSPALEADKLSFEFNKEVTEIELDEVVRQEEGSGILANATDLRLLIQNDSIHFQFDLNYPDIIRLQDGYDIQDAITMAYDGDIGVEDTAIIVRSNKRANQYNQQIRTKIRGQENEISTGDYVMVVKNNYYWLKDSSSAGFIANGDICEVMRINSIKELYGFKFAEVEVRMIDYPDMKPFETVLLLDTLTSESPSLTYEESNRLYEAVKEDFAHEKSKYKQFMGVKKNKYFNALQVKFSYAMTCHKSQGGQWKTVFIEQPYLPDGASVEYLRWLYTAVTRAQEKLYLIGFKDEYFLD, encoded by the coding sequence ATGATACAAACTGCTTCGAAATTTTATAAAGAAATACTACAAAAGTTCCCATACACTCCTACAGAAAAACAAAATGAGTTGTTAGATGTCTTAACAGACTTTATTTTTTCAGATGATAATCGTGCTTTATTTTTACTAAAAGGGTATGCGGGAACAGGAAAAACAACGATAATAAGTACTGTTGTACATAATTTATGGAAAATAGGACAAAAAGCAGTTTTATTAGCACCTACAGGACGTGCAGCAAAAGTAATTTCAGGATATTCTAACCGACAGGCATTTACGATTCATAAAAAAATATACTTTCCTAAAAAGCAAAGTAGTGGAGCTGTAAATTTTGTAATGCAACCTAATAAGCATACTGATACTCTTTTCATTGTAGATGAAGCTTCTATGATTTCTGATGAAAAGCAAAACGCAAAACTATTTGAAAATGGCTCTTTATTGGATGATTTAATCTCATATGTATACTCTGGAAAAAATTGTAAAATTATTTTTATTGGAGATACGGCACAGTTACCACCCGTAAAATTAACTATGAGTCCAGCTTTAGAAGCAGACAAGCTTTCGTTTGAATTTAATAAAGAAGTTACCGAAATTGAGTTAGACGAAGTGGTTAGACAAGAAGAAGGGTCAGGAATTTTAGCTAATGCAACCGATTTACGCTTATTAATTCAGAACGATTCAATACATTTTCAGTTTGATTTAAATTATCCCGACATTATTCGTCTACAAGATGGCTATGATATTCAAGATGCTATAACAATGGCTTATGATGGAGATATAGGCGTGGAAGATACCGCTATTATTGTACGTTCAAATAAGAGAGCTAATCAATACAATCAACAGATTAGAACTAAAATTCGTGGACAAGAAAACGAAATTTCTACGGGAGATTACGTGATGGTGGTGAAAAATAACTACTACTGGTTAAAAGATTCTTCTTCCGCAGGATTTATTGCGAATGGTGATATTTGTGAAGTAATGCGTATCAATTCAATTAAAGAGCTTTATGGATTTAAGTTTGCAGAAGTGGAAGTTCGTATGATTGATTATCCTGATATGAAACCTTTTGAAACAGTGTTGTTGCTAGATACACTTACAAGTGAAAGTCCGTCATTAACGTATGAAGAATCTAACCGATTATATGAAGCTGTAAAGGAGGATTTTGCACATGAAAAATCGAAATACAAGCAATTTATGGGAGTAAAGAAGAATAAGTATTTCAACGCACTTCAGGTAAAATTCTCGTACGCAATGACCTGTCATAAATCTCAAGGAGGACAATGGAAAACTGTTTTTATAGAGCAACCATACTTACCAGATGGGGCTTCGGTTGAATATTTACGTTGGTTATATACAGCTGTTACCCGTGCACAAGAAAAATTGTATTTAATAGGGTTTAAAGACGAGTATTTTTTAGATTAG
- a CDS encoding ABC-F family ATP-binding cassette domain-containing protein gives MLSVSNLSVQFGKRVLFDEVNTKFTQGNCYGIIGANGAGKSTFLKILSGKQEPTSGQVHLEPGKRMSVLTQDHYAFDEYTALETVLMGNKELHKIKSEIDALYADYSDENAEKIGELQVRFEEMDGWNADASAASLLSNLGIKEEDHYTLLSELDSKKKVRVLLAQALFGNPDVLIMDEPTNDLDFETIAWLENFLANYDNTVIVVSHDRHFLDAVCTHISDIDFGKINHYSGNYTFWYESSQLAAKQRAQQNKKAEDKKKELEEFIRRFSANVAKSKQATSRKKMIEKLNVDEIKPSSRRYPAIIFERDREAGDQILNIEGLSKKDAEGELLFSNVDINLNRGDKVAVISKNSKATTAFYQVISGNEEADSGKYSWGVTTTQSYLPADNSAYFQNGELNLVDWLRQYAQTEEEREEVFLRGFLGKMIFSGEEALKKSNVLSGGEKVRCMLSRMMMTRANILMLDEPTNHLDLESIQALNNSLINFKGTVLFTTHDHEFAQTVANRVIEITPKGIIDKYATFDEYLDDPKVKELREKMYS, from the coding sequence ATGTTATCAGTTTCTAATTTATCAGTTCAGTTTGGAAAACGTGTTTTGTTTGATGAAGTAAATACTAAGTTTACACAAGGAAATTGCTACGGAATTATCGGAGCAAATGGAGCGGGAAAATCTACATTCTTAAAGATTTTATCAGGAAAACAAGAACCTACTTCAGGCCAAGTTCATTTAGAACCAGGAAAAAGAATGTCTGTACTAACACAGGATCATTATGCTTTTGATGAGTATACTGCCTTAGAAACTGTGTTGATGGGAAATAAAGAGCTACACAAAATAAAATCAGAGATAGATGCTTTGTATGCTGATTATTCTGATGAAAATGCAGAGAAAATAGGAGAGTTGCAAGTTCGTTTTGAAGAAATGGATGGTTGGAATGCTGATGCTTCTGCTGCAAGTTTGTTATCTAACTTAGGTATTAAAGAAGAAGATCATTATACATTATTATCAGAACTAGATTCGAAGAAAAAAGTACGTGTATTATTGGCACAAGCGTTATTTGGTAATCCTGATGTGTTAATTATGGATGAGCCTACAAACGACTTGGACTTCGAAACGATTGCATGGTTAGAGAATTTCTTAGCAAATTATGATAACACAGTAATTGTAGTATCTCACGACCGTCACTTTTTAGATGCCGTTTGTACACATATTTCTGATATTGATTTTGGAAAGATTAATCACTACTCAGGAAATTATACATTCTGGTATGAATCTTCTCAATTAGCAGCTAAACAAAGAGCGCAACAAAATAAAAAGGCAGAAGATAAGAAGAAAGAATTGGAAGAATTTATTCGTCGTTTCTCTGCAAACGTTGCAAAATCTAAACAAGCAACTTCTCGTAAGAAAATGATAGAGAAATTAAATGTTGATGAAATTAAACCTTCTTCACGTCGTTATCCAGCGATTATTTTTGAAAGAGATAGAGAGGCGGGAGATCAGATTTTAAATATTGAAGGATTATCAAAAAAGGACGCAGAAGGAGAGTTATTATTTTCGAACGTAGATATTAACTTGAATAGAGGAGATAAAGTAGCTGTTATTTCTAAAAATTCAAAAGCAACTACAGCTTTTTATCAAGTAATTTCAGGTAATGAAGAAGCCGATTCAGGTAAATATAGTTGGGGTGTAACAACTACTCAATCATATTTACCAGCAGATAACTCTGCTTATTTTCAAAATGGAGAGTTAAATCTAGTAGATTGGTTACGTCAATACGCACAAACTGAAGAGGAGAGAGAGGAAGTATTTTTAAGAGGTTTCTTAGGAAAAATGATTTTTTCAGGTGAAGAGGCTTTAAAGAAAAGTAATGTATTGTCTGGAGGAGAGAAAGTACGTTGTATGTTATCTCGTATGATGATGACTAGAGCTAATATTTTAATGCTTGATGAGCCAACCAACCACTTAGACTTAGAGTCTATTCAAGCGTTGAATAACTCATTAATAAATTTTAAAGGAACTGTCTTGTTTACTACGCATGACCACGAGTTTGCGCAAACAGTAGCTAATAGAGTTATAGAAATTACACCTAAAGGTATTATTGATAAGTACGCTACTTTTGATGAGTATTTAGATGATCCTAAAGTAAAAGAATTAAGAGAGAAGATGTATTCTTAA
- a CDS encoding RsmD family RNA methyltransferase encodes MRIISGKYKSKRIAAPKNLPVRPTTDMAKESLFNILNNFYYFENISVLDLFAGTGNISYEFASRGTETIYAVDAHYACIKFINQTAKDLNMSINSYKSDVYKFLEKTPLKTDVIFADPPYDFEESQFLKIADIVFDRDLLNEDGLLIIEHSKHTDLSQHPFYSYEKRYGGNVFSFFEITESDEE; translated from the coding sequence ATGCGAATTATTTCTGGAAAATATAAAAGTAAAAGAATTGCAGCTCCTAAAAACCTACCTGTGCGTCCTACAACCGATATGGCAAAGGAGTCTTTATTTAATATTTTAAATAACTTCTATTACTTTGAAAACATTTCAGTACTAGATTTATTTGCTGGAACAGGAAATATAAGTTACGAATTTGCTTCTCGAGGTACTGAAACCATTTATGCTGTTGATGCTCATTATGCTTGTATAAAATTCATTAATCAGACAGCTAAAGATTTAAACATGTCTATTAACAGTTATAAAAGTGATGTATATAAATTTTTAGAAAAAACACCTCTTAAAACAGATGTTATTTTTGCTGATCCTCCGTATGACTTTGAGGAAAGTCAGTTTTTAAAAATAGCTGATATTGTTTTTGATCGTGATTTATTAAATGAAGATGGTCTTTTAATAATTGAGCATTCTAAACATACAGACTTATCTCAACATCCTTTTTATAGCTATGAGAAACGTTACGGAGGTAATGTTTTTAGCTTTTTTGAAATTACGGAAAGTGATGAAGAATAA
- a CDS encoding STAS domain-containing protein — protein sequence MEFKIKSSDNYLRISGDLTISNVKLFEIMIYSFIKKYKNIIVDIGNITNIDTLGVNSIVEAYQFSIKKEKNLLFCGKGSKDIIDELYYRDVA from the coding sequence ATGGAGTTCAAAATTAAAAGTTCTGACAACTATTTAAGAATATCAGGTGATTTAACCATTTCTAATGTGAAGCTTTTTGAAATAATGATTTATTCTTTTATAAAGAAATATAAAAACATTATTGTTGATATAGGTAATATTACCAATATTGATACTCTTGGAGTTAACTCAATAGTCGAAGCGTATCAATTTTCAATAAAAAAAGAAAAGAATTTACTTTTTTGTGGCAAGGGTTCAAAAGATATTATAGATGAATTATATTATAGAGATGTGGCGTAA